One stretch of Chitinophaga pendula DNA includes these proteins:
- a CDS encoding ABC transporter ATP-binding protein: MTTPIISTQQLSFSYGNIQVLRDIQLEVPRGSIYGFLGVNGAGKTTLIRLLLGLLRQRGDHIRLFDQSLQTNRLPILSRIGSLIEMPSLYSHLNGYENLLSIALLRKVPKRRIDDVLSLVRLEKDAHRKVKEYSLGMKQRLSLALAMLSEPDLLILDEPTNGLDPNGIIEIRELLIRLNKEAGVTVFLSSHLLSEIEKLVTHVGILHKGQLMFQGTLSALQTLQAHRSTVQLKVGQPDLALALLQDVKDIVCLNGNHLQFPFLSEAHIAATVRQLTANDIDIFQVAIAQHDLENLFFQITENK; encoded by the coding sequence ATGACAACACCTATCATCAGTACACAACAGTTATCATTTAGCTACGGCAACATCCAGGTGTTGCGGGATATACAGCTGGAAGTACCACGAGGCAGCATATACGGTTTCCTTGGGGTGAACGGAGCAGGTAAGACGACGCTGATCCGCCTATTGCTCGGGTTATTGCGGCAACGCGGCGATCATATCCGTTTGTTTGATCAGTCATTACAAACCAACCGGCTGCCCATCCTCTCCCGTATAGGCAGCCTGATAGAGATGCCTTCCCTGTATAGCCATCTGAATGGGTATGAGAACCTGCTGAGTATTGCCCTACTACGCAAAGTGCCTAAGCGCCGAATCGACGACGTCTTGTCGCTGGTGCGGTTGGAAAAGGATGCGCATCGTAAGGTAAAAGAATATTCGCTGGGGATGAAACAGCGCCTAAGTCTTGCCCTGGCGATGCTGTCGGAGCCGGACCTCCTGATACTGGATGAGCCGACGAACGGCCTTGACCCGAATGGGATCATCGAGATACGGGAGTTGCTGATACGGTTGAATAAAGAAGCTGGTGTGACCGTGTTCCTTTCCAGTCACTTACTATCTGAGATAGAGAAGCTGGTCACACATGTAGGTATTTTACACAAAGGGCAGCTGATGTTCCAGGGTACGCTTTCGGCGTTGCAGACTTTACAGGCGCACCGGTCTACGGTACAACTGAAGGTGGGCCAGCCGGACCTCGCCCTTGCACTGTTACAGGATGTGAAAGATATTGTCTGCCTGAACGGAAATCATCTGCAGTTCCCTTTCCTGTCGGAAGCGCATATTGCCGCTACAGTGCGACAGCTAACGGCGAATGATATCGACATCTTCCAGGTAGCCATCGCCCAACATGACCTTGAAAACTTATTCTTCCAGATCACTGAAAACAAATAA
- a CDS encoding sensor histidine kinase: MKKYIETSIHILVWCAIFVVFFQHLFLKPFSTKYVEGIVMFLSFVGIFYINLLLLLPHARGRQWWIVILGWLLIVLVYSGYFRFTMYDSMPQRRNMNYPEWSNLLTSLLKGAVLVGFFIFLSSAYKLAKDWFLHERTRQQLENERLKAELDFLRSQINPHFLFNSLNNIYTMAYRRSENTPDAVMHLAEIMRYMLYDSGHPFVPLEKELHYLEQLIALQELRIQGPMALQQHISHSSGNVYIAPLILIPFVENAFKHGIINDPDDPMVLHISVEGNTLHFSSSNRISQQQKDPMGGVGLQNVRRRLELIYPKRYQLDIRQDGEHYSVDLHLQLN; the protein is encoded by the coding sequence ATGAAGAAATACATCGAAACAAGTATCCACATATTGGTCTGGTGCGCCATATTCGTTGTGTTCTTCCAACATCTGTTCCTGAAACCTTTCTCTACAAAATATGTGGAAGGTATAGTAATGTTCCTGTCATTTGTCGGGATATTCTATATCAACCTGCTGCTATTGCTGCCACATGCCCGGGGCAGGCAGTGGTGGATAGTCATACTGGGATGGCTATTGATCGTACTGGTGTATAGCGGCTATTTCCGTTTCACGATGTATGACAGCATGCCCCAACGCCGTAATATGAATTACCCGGAGTGGAGTAACCTGCTGACCAGCCTATTAAAAGGAGCGGTCTTAGTCGGCTTCTTTATTTTTCTGAGCTCTGCTTATAAACTGGCCAAAGACTGGTTCCTCCATGAACGTACCCGCCAGCAACTGGAAAACGAACGCCTGAAAGCAGAACTCGACTTTCTCCGCTCTCAGATCAACCCGCATTTCCTGTTCAACAGCCTGAATAACATCTATACCATGGCCTATCGCCGTTCCGAAAACACACCGGATGCGGTAATGCACCTGGCGGAGATCATGCGGTATATGCTATACGACAGCGGGCACCCCTTCGTACCACTGGAAAAAGAACTCCACTACCTCGAACAGCTGATCGCCTTACAGGAGTTACGGATACAGGGACCGATGGCCTTGCAGCAACATATCAGCCATAGCAGCGGCAACGTATATATTGCCCCCCTCATCCTGATACCGTTTGTCGAAAATGCCTTCAAACATGGCATCATCAACGACCCTGACGATCCGATGGTATTACATATCAGCGTGGAAGGCAATACCTTACATTTTTCCTCCAGTAACCGTATCAGCCAGCAACAAAAAGACCCTATGGGAGGTGTCGGCCTGCAGAATGTACGCCGCCGCCTGGAACTGATCTATCCCAAGCGGTATCAGCTGGATATCAGGCAGGATGGCGAACATTATTCGGTAGATTTACATTTGCAATTGAACTGA
- a CDS encoding LytR/AlgR family response regulator transcription factor codes for MEKLSCIIIDDEPLALDLLSDYVARTPFLEYKGGFTHAPDALPLLQQQQVQLVFLDVQMPAINGLQFLRILPHRPHVILTTAYPEYALDGFELDVADYLLKPIRYERFLKAVSKVLASSQPALPATPPAAVPPPLENTPVADGSIFVKTDHRIVRIGLDDILFIQSLKEYVMIHTLQGKTMTLQSLKRMEDVLPPGQFIRIHKSYLIALSRIDMVEGNRVIIGKEYIPIGDTYKAAFLAHLNRTKLL; via the coding sequence ATGGAGAAATTATCCTGCATCATCATCGACGACGAACCGCTGGCATTAGACCTGCTCTCCGATTACGTCGCCCGTACACCCTTTCTCGAATACAAAGGCGGATTCACCCATGCCCCTGATGCACTACCCCTGCTGCAACAGCAACAGGTACAGCTCGTCTTCCTCGATGTACAGATGCCAGCCATCAACGGACTACAGTTCCTGCGGATATTACCGCACCGTCCACACGTCATATTGACCACCGCTTACCCGGAATATGCCCTCGATGGCTTCGAGCTGGATGTGGCAGACTACCTCCTCAAGCCCATCCGCTACGAACGATTCCTCAAAGCAGTCAGTAAAGTGCTGGCCTCTTCCCAGCCGGCGCTGCCGGCAACGCCGCCCGCCGCGGTCCCGCCTCCGCTGGAAAATACACCCGTCGCCGATGGCTCCATCTTTGTAAAGACCGACCACCGCATCGTTCGTATCGGCCTCGACGATATCCTCTTCATCCAAAGCCTGAAAGAATATGTGATGATCCACACCCTCCAGGGTAAAACTATGACCCTCCAGAGCCTCAAACGGATGGAAGACGTATTGCCCCCCGGCCAGTTCATCCGTATACATAAGTCCTACCTCATCGCCCTTAGCAGGATCGATATGGTCGAAGGCAACCGGGTCATCATCGGAAAAGAATATATCCCCATCGGCGATACCTATAAGGCAGCCTTCCTGGCGCACCTCAACCGTACTAAGTTGTTGTAA
- a CDS encoding ABC transporter permease codes for MYLIHTVRSELVKTRHSFTWWLTLLGAGIVPFVFFVASIIYWEKMIPAAGTNPWDRLFGNEWQSVSFLLLPMYIILAVSLSVQLEYNANAWKQLLAQPVPHWSIYFSKLILMLVMIVGCYILFSLFTLVGGAIAGVIHPELGFLRIRPNYEELFRTCYRSFLSVLGIVGIQYLFSLRWRNFVIPVGIGLAGVIASMILVGRWKYAHFVPYASPSLTLINIYKKVSGEVISKNELLSVLYFALLIPIGYCYFRRKEDK; via the coding sequence ATGTACCTGATCCATACTGTACGTTCCGAACTTGTGAAGACCCGTCATTCTTTTACCTGGTGGCTGACCTTACTAGGTGCGGGCATTGTTCCTTTTGTCTTTTTCGTCGCGTCGATCATTTACTGGGAAAAGATGATCCCTGCAGCGGGTACCAATCCCTGGGACCGGCTATTCGGGAATGAATGGCAAAGTGTATCGTTCCTGTTACTGCCGATGTACATCATACTGGCAGTGAGCCTTTCGGTACAGCTCGAATATAATGCGAATGCCTGGAAACAGCTGCTGGCACAACCGGTGCCACACTGGTCCATTTACTTCAGTAAGCTGATATTGATGCTGGTGATGATCGTTGGATGTTATATACTCTTTTCTTTGTTCACTCTGGTGGGTGGGGCCATCGCCGGTGTCATTCATCCGGAGCTGGGATTTCTGCGCATTCGACCTAACTATGAGGAGTTATTCCGGACCTGTTACCGGAGTTTTCTGTCGGTGCTGGGGATCGTGGGGATACAATACCTGTTCAGTCTTCGCTGGCGGAACTTCGTGATCCCGGTAGGTATCGGGTTGGCAGGAGTAATTGCCAGTATGATATTGGTCGGCAGGTGGAAGTATGCACATTTCGTACCCTATGCCTCTCCTTCGCTGACGCTGATAAACATTTATAAAAAAGTATCGGGAGAAGTAATTTCAAAAAATGAATTACTGAGCGTATTATATTTCGCGCTGCTGATACCTATAGGTTATTGCTATTTCCGGCGTAAAGAGGATAAATAG